The following proteins are encoded in a genomic region of Paracoccus sp. MBLB3053:
- a CDS encoding pseudoazurin, whose protein sequence is MKSPLLTLMLLASPALAETHDVHMLNRGETGPMVYEPAYLHISPGDTVRFHPTQPSHNAATIEGMIPAGAEPFRSKINESFEVTLDRPGIYGIKCSPHFAMGMVMLIEVGEQAEISFPDDLPKRAADRFAGIVDESRRPRD, encoded by the coding sequence ATGAAATCCCCGCTTCTGACGCTGATGCTGCTGGCCAGCCCCGCCCTTGCCGAGACCCATGACGTGCATATGCTCAATCGAGGCGAAACAGGCCCGATGGTCTATGAGCCTGCCTATCTGCATATCTCGCCCGGCGACACGGTGCGCTTCCATCCGACCCAGCCCAGCCATAATGCCGCAACGATCGAAGGCATGATCCCCGCCGGGGCCGAGCCCTTCAGATCGAAGATCAACGAGAGTTTCGAGGTCACCCTTGATCGGCCCGGCATCTACGGCATCAAATGTTCGCCGCATTTCGCGATGGGCATGGTCATGCTGATCGAGGTGGGAGAGCAGGCAGAGATCTCGTTTCCCGATGACCTGCCCAAACGCGCCGCCGACCGTTTTGCCGGGATCGTGGATGAAAGCCGCCGTCCCCGGGACTGA
- a CDS encoding metal ABC transporter permease — translation MNILLEPFTYGYMTNAMWVSALVGGVCAFLSSYLMLKGWSLIGDALSHSVVPGVAGAYMLGLPFALGAFLSGGLAAAAMLFLSDRSGLKVDVVIGLIFTSFFGLGLFMVSINPMAVSVQTITMGNILAITPEDTLQLALIGFVTLAILLAKWKDLMVVFFDESHARSIGLRPSFLKAMFFVLLSACVVAAMQTVGAFLVIAMVVTPGATAYLLCDRFPRLIALSVAIGTVTSFLGAYLSYFLDGATGGIIVVLQTLIFLATFIWAPKHGLLAARAKARAALAAEEVAP, via the coding sequence GTGAACATCCTTCTCGAGCCGTTCACATATGGCTACATGACGAATGCCATGTGGGTCTCGGCCCTGGTCGGCGGGGTCTGCGCGTTTCTTTCCAGCTACCTGATGCTCAAGGGCTGGTCGCTGATCGGCGACGCGCTGTCCCATTCGGTCGTGCCGGGCGTGGCCGGGGCCTACATGCTGGGCCTGCCCTTCGCGCTTGGCGCCTTCCTGTCCGGGGGACTCGCCGCTGCGGCCATGCTGTTCCTGTCGGACCGCTCGGGGCTCAAGGTCGATGTCGTGATCGGGCTGATCTTCACATCGTTCTTCGGGCTCGGACTTTTCATGGTCTCGATCAATCCGATGGCCGTCTCGGTCCAGACGATCACGATGGGCAATATCCTTGCGATCACGCCCGAGGATACGCTGCAACTTGCCCTTATCGGCTTCGTGACGCTCGCGATCCTTCTGGCGAAGTGGAAGGATCTGATGGTCGTGTTCTTCGACGAAAGCCATGCCCGCTCGATCGGTCTGCGGCCGTCTTTCTTGAAGGCGATGTTCTTTGTCCTGCTCTCGGCCTGCGTGGTCGCGGCGATGCAGACCGTCGGCGCCTTTCTTGTCATCGCCATGGTGGTGACGCCGGGGGCCACGGCCTATCTGCTCTGTGACCGCTTTCCCCGGCTCATCGCGCTGTCGGTGGCGATCGGCACCGTGACCAGCTTTCTTGGTGCCTACCTGTCCTATTTCCTCGACGGTGCCACAGGCGGGATCATCGTCGTTCTGCAAACGCTGATCTTCCTTGCGACCTTCATCTGGGCGCCGAAACACGGGCTGCTGGCT
- a CDS encoding metal ABC transporter substrate-binding protein gives MAQLLGALAATALMTGSALADDKMKVVTTFTVLAEMASHVAGDKAEVVSITKPGAEIHGYEPTPQDIVRAQDADLILWNGMNLELWFEKFLANLGDIPSATLTDGIRPIPIAAGAYEGKPNPHAWMGLENALIYIDNIAGSFAEHDPENAETYASNAAAYKDQLRAVLEPLRAEIGEVPEAQRWLVTCEGAFSYLARDLGLKELYLWPMNSDQMGTPQQVRGVIDGVRENEIPVVFCESTVNTAPAKQVARETGAEYGGVLYVDSLSEPDGPVPTYLDLLRVTSETVAKGLTAHIN, from the coding sequence ATGGCCCAGTTGCTTGGCGCACTGGCAGCAACCGCGCTGATGACGGGCTCGGCCCTGGCGGATGACAAGATGAAGGTCGTGACCACCTTTACCGTCCTTGCGGAAATGGCGAGCCATGTCGCGGGCGACAAGGCAGAAGTCGTCTCGATCACCAAGCCTGGGGCCGAAATCCATGGCTATGAACCCACGCCGCAGGATATCGTCAGGGCGCAGGATGCCGACCTGATCCTTTGGAACGGCATGAACCTCGAACTCTGGTTCGAGAAATTCCTCGCCAATCTGGGGGATATCCCCTCGGCCACGCTGACCGATGGCATCCGGCCGATCCCGATCGCCGCGGGCGCCTATGAGGGCAAGCCCAATCCGCATGCCTGGATGGGCCTTGAGAATGCCTTGATCTATATCGACAATATCGCCGGATCATTCGCCGAACACGATCCCGAAAATGCCGAAACCTATGCCAGCAACGCAGCCGCCTACAAGGATCAGCTTCGCGCGGTTCTGGAACCTCTAAGGGCAGAAATCGGCGAGGTCCCCGAGGCTCAGCGCTGGCTTGTGACCTGCGAGGGCGCCTTTTCCTATCTTGCCCGCGACCTTGGCCTGAAGGAGCTTTACCTCTGGCCGATGAACTCTGACCAGATGGGCACCCCGCAACAGGTGCGCGGCGTGATCGACGGTGTCCGGGAAAACGAAATTCCCGTGGTCTTTTGCGAAAGCACGGTCAACACGGCCCCGGCCAAGCAGGTCGCGCGCGAAACCGGCGCGGAATATGGTGGAGTGCTTTACGTCGACAGCCTTTCCGAACCCGACGGTCCGGTTCCGACTTATCTCGATCTGTTGCGGGTGACTTCGGAAACGGTCGCAAAGGGATTGACCGCCCACATTAACTGA
- a CDS encoding manganese/iron ABC transporter ATP-binding protein, translating to MRVEDGAMRTSESRSESGGIIARDVTATYRNGHTALKNASFEIPRGTVTALVGVNGAGKSTLFKAIMGFVPVAKGEIRLLGMTVKEAVKKNLVAYVPQAEEVDWSFPVLVEDVVMMGRYGHMGFLRRPSQADRDAVDVALRRVNMQEFRHRQIGELSGGQKKRVFLARALAQDGKVILLDEPFTGVDVQTEEQIIALLRELRQEGRVMLVSTHNLGSVPEFCDRVVLIKGTVLGYGPTETTFTRQNLEAAFGGVLRHFTLGGKALHDDPDARQVTIFSDDERPLVHYGDRTQTLAGDKTEGGEKDK from the coding sequence ATGCGCGTTGAAGACGGTGCAATGCGAACAAGCGAAAGCCGGTCGGAATCGGGCGGGATCATCGCGCGCGACGTGACGGCGACCTATCGCAACGGCCATACCGCCCTGAAAAATGCCAGTTTCGAGATCCCGCGCGGCACGGTGACTGCGCTGGTGGGCGTGAACGGCGCCGGGAAATCCACTCTTTTCAAGGCGATCATGGGATTCGTTCCCGTTGCCAAGGGCGAAATCCGGCTTCTCGGCATGACCGTAAAGGAGGCGGTGAAAAAGAACCTCGTGGCCTATGTGCCGCAGGCCGAAGAGGTGGACTGGTCCTTCCCCGTTCTGGTCGAGGACGTGGTGATGATGGGGCGCTACGGCCATATGGGTTTCCTGCGCCGTCCGTCCCAGGCAGATCGGGACGCCGTCGATGTGGCCCTGCGGCGCGTCAACATGCAGGAATTTCGCCACCGCCAGATCGGCGAACTGTCCGGCGGGCAGAAGAAGCGCGTCTTCCTGGCCCGCGCATTGGCGCAGGACGGCAAGGTCATCCTGCTTGACGAGCCCTTCACCGGCGTCGACGTGCAGACGGAAGAACAGATCATCGCGCTCTTGCGCGAATTGCGGCAGGAAGGCCGCGTCATGCTGGTCTCGACCCATAACCTGGGCTCGGTTCCCGAATTCTGCGACCGCGTGGTTCTGATCAAGGGAACCGTGCTCGGCTACGGTCCGACCGAAACCACCTTCACCCGCCAGAACCTCGAAGCAGCCTTCGGCGGCGTCCTGCGTCACTTCACGCTTGGTGGCAAGGCTCTGCACGACGATCCGGATGCGCGCCAGGTCACGATCTTCTCCGACGATGAACGGCCCCTCGTCCATTACGGGGACCGGACGCAGACATTGGCCGGGGACAAGACCGAAGGCGGGGAGAAAGACAAGTGA
- a CDS encoding ABC transporter ATP-binding protein, whose protein sequence is MRITATHLSFHAQGRAIVDGVDLDIAPGETFGLIGPNGSGKSTLLRLLAGIERRAEGRVTLDGQPQRGLSRREVARRLAMVEQQAETSETLSARQVVELGRTPWLSALAPFGERDAAIVAQALRAVGMEHMAERCWSTLSGGERQRLQIARALAQRPQVLLLDEPTNHLDIHHQLALLRLVAELPLTVVIALHDLNQAMGCDRLGVMAQGRLVACGPPPQILTPELLRAIFRVGATTLTDPRDNMQVLRFHCLETDP, encoded by the coding sequence ATGAGGATCACGGCCACCCACCTGTCCTTTCACGCGCAAGGCCGCGCCATCGTTGACGGGGTCGATCTGGATATCGCCCCGGGCGAGACCTTCGGCCTGATCGGTCCGAACGGATCGGGCAAGTCGACGCTTCTGCGATTGCTGGCGGGGATCGAGCGTCGTGCCGAGGGCCGCGTCACGCTTGACGGCCAGCCACAGCGGGGCCTGTCACGGCGCGAAGTCGCCCGCCGCCTCGCCATGGTCGAACAGCAGGCCGAGACGTCAGAGACACTCAGCGCGCGGCAGGTCGTCGAACTGGGACGCACGCCCTGGCTTTCGGCGCTTGCACCTTTCGGGGAAAGGGACGCCGCCATCGTTGCGCAGGCCCTGCGCGCCGTCGGGATGGAGCACATGGCAGAACGATGCTGGTCCACCCTGTCCGGCGGCGAAAGGCAAAGGCTGCAGATCGCGCGCGCGCTTGCGCAGCGACCGCAGGTCCTGCTGCTCGACGAACCCACGAACCATCTGGACATCCATCACCAGCTTGCGCTGCTGCGACTGGTGGCCGAACTGCCGCTGACCGTGGTGATCGCCCTTCATGATCTCAACCAGGCGATGGGATGCGACCGGCTGGGGGTGATGGCTCAGGGGCGCCTGGTCGCCTGCGGCCCGCCGCCTCAGATCCTGACGCCCGAACTGCTGCGCGCGATCTTTCGCGTCGGCGCGACCACGCTCACCGACCCGCGGGACAACATGCAGGTCCTGCGCTTCCATTGCCTGGAGACAGATCCATGA